AACTGCACCAGCATTTGGTTTGTTTAGTACAAAGTGTGCTTCATATGATATGAAACAATTAAAATATTGGAAGGaattcaaataaattgcaCATTTTAAGCTAAGCAGTTCAAAAAAACTTATCTAAAACCTCAGAGCATTCTATAAACAAAATATTGTATAATATGCTACAATTCCGTCAAGATTTCTAGTAAGGGGTAGTGGACTTTGATATGATGTAAACACACTTCTccctgaaaaaagaaatacctGAATATAATGGCAGGCTTTCCAGGGCAAACTTTTGATGGATTAGTACAATCTCCGTAAACAAGCTGGACAGATCCTGAGTCTGAAATATTCTGATTTGGTATGTCATCAGGATCTTTGACCGTTAATGTCTCATACCCTGAAGTTTTCCACTTTGCTAATCTCTTCTCTTCAGCTTTTTTCTTATTAGCTTCACGTTTCAAGACCTTTTCTTCAGGTGCCGATCTTTGTCTTTCTTGCTCAACTGTGACATTTTCAATAGAATGTGAAGCCTCTTTAAACTTTCCCACCCAGGATAGATATGCAGCTTCATTAATCCCAGGATCAATGTTAATAGAATCGCAAGTTCTCGTAATCACAGCTGCACTGCTGTCAGTCAAATTTGGATTGATTTCAAATGCTCGGTCATCCTTTTCTGAAGGTTCATGAGCACGCATCTTGATAACATTTTCTGACATTGATTCCAACTTTGCGAGTGTCTCCTCATTCATTGTTTCTGTGGCTGTATCTGCAGGGTCAAATTGGTGTAAGCCAAATATAATCGAGCGCATGTCACTAGCTTCATTTCGCAGATCTTCCCCTTTCCCATCAGTTGTATCCTCATCCCCAAAAATATTGTGGCTAAGCTTAAGTTTTCTCTCCGCTCTTCGCATGATGACCTGCATccattttaaataaaaaaggtaaaaaaaaactgaggaACAACTTAGTCAAGCAAGTACTAGTACACCACAAGTGAGAGTCTTGACCTCTTCAATTGTGCGCTGTGATACCAAATTTATTGACAATACATGGTTTAGCTGCCCAATGCGGTGAGCACGCTGCAAAGCCTGTTTGTCAGCTTGAGGATTCCAATCTTGTTCGTAAAAAATAACCTGCAAACAATCATTCCAATGGGCAACAAAATGATAAATAGCACAAATTTTCAAGAATGGCAGAATGATCATCAGTCTGGAACTGTCTGCTGGGCAATAAATAAAAGGAATTGAACCATCACTGGAATCAGTAGATAAGAGTACTGGATTTGATTAGCTATATTTTGAATTTGACTACACTCACAGTATCAGCACCAATGAGATTAAGCCCAACACCCCCTGCTCTAGTTGATATCATGAAAACAAAAGCTCCACTTGGATTATCGTCATCTCTCGCAACACCTTTGGTAGGTTGAGAGCTGAATTTTCTAATTGCCGCAAACCGTTCCTCAGCACGTACTGAACCATCCAGACGCTCGTACGTGTAATTACGCAGTTCTAGGAAGTCCTGTTAAAGGGACGATGCAGAAGTAAATACATACAGGGAAATCACAAGCGTAACTTTAAGAGAAATAAGTCATTAGATGCCAGCATGGTTGGAAAAAAACAGAACCTGGAGAATGTCCAGTGTATGAGTCATCTGAGCAAACAGCAGTACACGATGACCTAACCTGTGTAGCTTCTTAAGAATGAGATCTAGCACAATGAGCTTCCCACTGGCCTGAATAAATATGACCATAAAATATCATTAAAACAACTGGTTTGCAAAATCCCTCTCAAATGTCCATGTTAAAAATTCACGCATGCAAATCAGTTCATAATACGCTAGAATCAGGCACAATCTAAACATGCTCTTTAAGTGTCCTGTTTTGAAACGAGTAGAACTGACCTGAACTAAATGCTCCCCTTCTTCATAAGGCTCGGGCTCAATGCCACTGAATAGATATGGATGACTGCAAGCTTTCCGAAGTTGAATTACCTGGCAGGAGTTACAAGGACAAGACACAGAACTTAATTTGTACAGAGCTTGGAAATAAAGGCAAAACAAAGTCAAAATGAGATATCATCAAAGCATGGCTTGTTAAAATAGTAGACCCCGTGTTACAGCACTCTAATATGAACTAACAAAACCCTAACAGTTACTCTGAAGAACAAAATAAACTGTAAATGGTATGCAAAAATAGCATATAAAGAATGTAAAGATACATTGAAGTACGATTTTACTGAGATGTGTTATGTTGTATTTGATAAAATACTTACAGCTGATAAGCAATGAGTAGACAAAAAGTCAGCCAGGAGGCAAAGAGAATGAATCAATGAACACTAAAACTCAGCCAGCGAAAAACCAAGAAGTGCATTCCATTAGCAAAAGAACAAGTAccaaacatgaaaaatgaTACGGAGGATACTGAAATCTGCACAGTTTAGTATTGTGGAGCTGAGCATAGATACAAAATGCTGCTATAAAGAATAAAGAAAATCATTACAATGTTTTGCAGAGATTGATGACGAGAAGATCCACCACTAAATGAAAGAAGAGTTTGCAGCTCTTTTCTCAACACTGACAAGTATAGCTTCTTCTGTAAGGGTGCCATAGGTACCATCCTGTAAAGATCATGTTAACTTAAAAAAAGTAAAGGAGGGCAAAAATGCAAGAATATTATGCTGAAGCTCAGAGACTAACACTGTCAGCTCAGTTAATGGAGGAAGCTCAAGGATTCCACTCTGAGTTAGTAAAGCTTTTGTTCGCCGCAGCATAAATGCTCTGAGTATATGTTTAATGTTCTTGAAGTGTCCATTTGCTTTATTAGCTTCACTACCTGTTGAGAAACATTTTGACCAGATGGCTAATCAGACATAGTACTCACGGCCTAGTTGCGCACATGCCGTTTCTGACAGAACAAAAAATGTCACTGGGAAACTGCATAGAGCTAAATATGAATCCCTCGATATACCTGCCAGCAGATTCCCTGC
This is a stretch of genomic DNA from Brachypodium distachyon strain Bd21 chromosome 1, Brachypodium_distachyon_v3.0, whole genome shotgun sequence. It encodes these proteins:
- the LOC100839485 gene encoding probable helicase CHR10, translated to MPTTAYERRLLAAADLVLASDHHSPLPRRSSADLGVTVQLKPHQLDGVHWLIRRYHLGVNVLLGDEMGLGKTLQAISLLSYLKIQSITPGPFLVLCPLSVTHGWSSEFARFCPTLKVIQYAGDKAHRRDLRRIMHEGVQKSSASSNSNELPFDVMLTSYDIALMDQDFLSQIPWLYVVIDEAQRLKNPSSLLYNVLKEHFIMPRRLLLTGTPIQNNLSELWALMHFCMPSVFGSLDEFLSTFKEAGNLLAGSEANKANGHFKNIKHILRAFMLRRTKALLTQSGILELPPLTELTVMVPMAPLQKKLYLSVLRKELQTLLSFSGGSSRHQSLQNIVIQLRKACSHPYLFSGIEPEPYEEGEHLVQASGKLIVLDLILKKLHRLGHRVLLFAQMTHTLDILQDFLELRNYTYERLDGSVRAEERFAAIRKFSSQPTKGVARDDDNPSGAFVFMISTRAGGVGLNLIGADTVIFYEQDWNPQADKQALQRAHRIGQLNHVLSINLVSQRTIEEVIMRRAERKLKLSHNIFGDEDTTDGKGEDLRNEASDMRSIIFGLHQFDPADTATETMNEETLAKLESMSENVIKMRAHEPSEKDDRAFEINPNLTDSSAAVITRTCDSINIDPGINEAAYLSWVGKFKEASHSIENVTVEQERQRSAPEEKVLKREANKKKAEEKRLAKWKTSGYETLTVKDPDDIPNQNISDSGSVQLVYGDCTNPSKVCPGKPAIIFSCVDNSGTWGHGGMFDALASLSTCIPDAYHRACEFDDLHLGDLHLIQLDEANCSRSLDAPLCVALAVVQSYSRKRKIPRSGISIPDLELCLSKAAFSAAQRSASIHMPRIGQQSGSQRSEWYTIERLLRKYSSLHGIDIFVYYFRRSPSREQADSD